From one Acidibrevibacterium fodinaquatile genomic stretch:
- a CDS encoding ABC transporter permease, with product MLPPASRVLRAMVDLALHGDLLANLGITLLRVAGAFALAMVVGSALGIALGIWRRLDLAFDSWLTVLLNLPALVSIMLMYVWFGLNEPTAIIAVALNKLPSTAVTLREGARALDRSLLEMARCYRMGRWAVLRHVILPQLTPYFFAAARSGLAIIWKIVLVVELLGRSDGVGFAIEQYFQLFDVTDILAYTLAFILVVQAIEWGGWQPLEHWANRWRR from the coding sequence TTGCTGCCGCCCGCCTCGCGGGTGCTGCGGGCGATGGTCGATCTCGCGCTGCATGGCGATCTCCTCGCCAATCTCGGCATCACCCTGCTCCGCGTCGCCGGCGCGTTCGCGCTCGCCATGGTGGTGGGTTCGGCGCTCGGCATCGCGCTCGGGATATGGCGTCGGCTCGATCTCGCGTTCGATAGCTGGCTCACGGTTCTGCTCAACCTGCCGGCGCTGGTCTCGATCATGCTGATGTATGTGTGGTTCGGCTTGAATGAGCCGACCGCGATCATCGCCGTTGCGCTCAATAAGCTGCCATCGACCGCGGTGACGCTGCGCGAGGGGGCGCGGGCGCTCGACCGCAGCCTGCTCGAGATGGCGCGTTGTTACCGGATGGGGCGCTGGGCGGTGCTGCGCCATGTCATCTTGCCGCAACTGACACCGTATTTCTTCGCCGCCGCGCGCTCGGGCCTCGCCATCATCTGGAAGATCGTGCTGGTGGTGGAATTGCTTGGCCGGAGCGACGGCGTCGGCTTCGCGATCGAGCAATATTTTCAGCTCTTCGACGTCACCGACATCCTCGCCTATACCCTCGCCTTCATCCTGGTTGTGCAGGCCATCGAATGGGGGGGATGGCAGCCTTTGGAGCATTGGGCCAATCGATGGCGGCGGTGA
- a CDS encoding ABC transporter substrate-binding protein, protein MVFRALRIALVFAAALAGTARAEDQPAASPAAPTAAPSGQIAIVYLALTVKRSFPESYLDQPPADEGLAGASVALADNNTTGRFTGQEFTLEPVSAPDEAGVIAAFRDRLGKGARAFVTDVPAPLLLKLADLQEARTATLIDATDSDDMLRAEGCRRNVLHVLPSRAMLADALMQYLVVKNWRRVMLLSGQTEADKRYAEAMRRAAKKFQIKIVADKAWTFNPAEQRADTGHFEVNTEVANITQGVDYDLLVVADEEDNFGDELGYRATLARPVAGTQGLVATAWTRVYDETGATQLQNRFLRAAHRWMTERDYGAWMAVRAFGEAAIRTHSSDPAVIGAYLRSPKFELAAFKGERLSFRAWDGQLRQPVLLADPRSLVSISPQPGFLHEFFETDTLGVDQPESTCHLN, encoded by the coding sequence ATGGTTTTCCGCGCCCTGCGGATCGCGCTGGTTTTCGCCGCCGCCCTCGCCGGCACCGCCCGCGCCGAGGATCAGCCGGCGGCCAGCCCAGCGGCGCCGACGGCAGCCCCTTCGGGACAGATCGCGATCGTCTATCTCGCGCTCACGGTCAAGCGCAGCTTTCCCGAAAGCTATCTCGACCAGCCGCCCGCCGACGAAGGTCTCGCCGGCGCCAGCGTCGCGCTCGCCGACAACAACACCACCGGCCGCTTCACCGGCCAGGAATTCACCCTCGAGCCGGTGAGCGCGCCCGACGAGGCCGGGGTGATCGCGGCGTTTCGCGATCGGCTCGGCAAAGGGGCCCGCGCTTTCGTGACCGACGTGCCGGCGCCGCTTCTGCTCAAGCTCGCCGATTTGCAGGAAGCCCGCACCGCAACCCTGATCGATGCCACCGACAGCGATGACATGCTGCGCGCCGAAGGCTGCCGGCGGAATGTCCTGCATGTGTTGCCGAGCCGCGCCATGCTTGCCGATGCGCTGATGCAGTATCTCGTGGTCAAGAACTGGCGGCGGGTCATGCTGCTTTCCGGCCAGACCGAGGCCGATAAGCGCTATGCCGAGGCGATGCGGCGGGCTGCGAAAAAATTCCAGATCAAGATCGTCGCGGACAAGGCCTGGACCTTCAACCCCGCCGAACAACGCGCCGATACCGGGCATTTCGAGGTCAATACCGAAGTCGCCAACATCACCCAGGGCGTCGATTACGATCTCCTCGTGGTTGCTGATGAGGAAGACAATTTCGGCGACGAACTCGGCTATCGCGCGACGTTGGCGCGCCCGGTCGCCGGCACGCAGGGGCTGGTCGCGACGGCGTGGACGCGGGTTTACGATGAAACCGGCGCGACCCAGTTGCAAAACCGCTTTCTCCGCGCCGCCCATCGCTGGATGACCGAGCGCGATTACGGCGCCTGGATGGCGGTGCGCGCCTTCGGCGAGGCCGCCATCCGCACCCATAGCAGCGATCCCGCGGTGATCGGCGCTTATTTGCGCTCCCCGAAATTTGAGTTGGCGGCGTTCAAGGGCGAACGTCTCAGCTTCCGCGCCTGGGATGGGCAATTGCGCCAGCCGGTCTTGCTCGCCGATCCCCGCTCGCTGGTGTCGATTTCGCCGCAGCCCGGGTTTTTACACGAATTTTTCGAAACCGACACGCTCGGTGTCGATCAGCCGGAGAGCACATGCCATCTCAATTGA
- a CDS encoding OmpA family protein, translating into MKLRIALMAASVLAFPFVAHAQPVNGLYVGGGVGLNLMQDETVNHSTALGTGNAMAAFNPGYLGEVNVGYGLGALNSALKGFRVELEGDYGSNSLQSMGTGPGNPAALKGAQDNYGMMANVLYDIDPSLLGFNEHFVYPYVGVGAGYQMMNLSGFSQSYLNHPAVTSGGGNSVGGFAYQGIVGLSFPIASVPGLSLTTEYRMLAVMDPQGAYHASTTSGGATVARGNLDFGNEFNHEFIVGVRYAFGAAPPPPPPAPAPVATPAPAPAPARTYLVFFDWDKADLTDRAKQIVAEAAQASTRVQYTRIEVNGYTDRSGTPKYNQKLSLERANNVAAELVSDGVPKNVIDIQGFGETHPLVQTADGVREPQNRRVEIIIK; encoded by the coding sequence ATGAAGCTGCGCATTGCTCTAATGGCTGCATCGGTGCTGGCATTTCCCTTTGTCGCCCATGCCCAGCCCGTCAACGGGCTTTATGTCGGCGGTGGTGTCGGTCTCAACCTGATGCAGGATGAAACCGTCAATCATTCCACGGCGCTCGGCACCGGTAACGCCATGGCGGCGTTCAACCCGGGCTATCTCGGGGAGGTCAATGTCGGCTATGGCCTCGGGGCGCTGAATAGCGCGCTCAAGGGCTTCCGGGTCGAGCTGGAGGGGGATTACGGCTCCAACTCGCTGCAATCCATGGGCACCGGGCCCGGCAATCCCGCCGCCCTCAAGGGCGCGCAGGATAATTACGGCATGATGGCCAATGTCCTCTACGACATCGACCCGAGCTTGCTCGGCTTCAACGAGCATTTCGTCTATCCTTATGTCGGTGTCGGCGCCGGCTACCAGATGATGAATCTGAGCGGCTTCAGCCAGAGCTACCTCAATCACCCCGCGGTGACGTCGGGCGGCGGCAATAGCGTCGGTGGCTTTGCCTATCAGGGCATCGTCGGTCTTTCCTTCCCGATCGCCTCCGTGCCTGGGCTCTCGCTGACCACCGAATACCGGATGCTGGCCGTGATGGACCCGCAAGGGGCTTATCATGCCTCGACGACCAGCGGCGGTGCGACGGTGGCCCGCGGTAATCTCGACTTCGGCAATGAATTCAACCATGAATTCATCGTCGGCGTGCGCTATGCGTTCGGCGCCGCGCCGCCGCCGCCGCCGCCCGCGCCGGCACCGGTCGCGACCCCAGCGCCGGCTCCCGCCCCTGCCCGCACCTACCTCGTGTTCTTCGACTGGGATAAGGCCGACCTGACCGATCGCGCCAAGCAGATCGTCGCCGAGGCAGCGCAGGCATCGACCCGGGTGCAATACACGCGGATCGAGGTCAACGGCTATACCGATCGTTCCGGCACGCCGAAATACAACCAGAAGCTCTCGTTGGAGCGGGCGAACAACGTCGCCGCCGAGCTGGTCAGCGACGGGGTGCCGAAGAACGTCATCGATATCCAGGGCTTCGGCGAAACCCATCCGTTGGTGCAGACCGCCGATGGCGTGCGCGAGCCACAGAACCGCCGGGTCGAGATCATCATCAAGTAG
- a CDS encoding DUF3280 domain-containing protein, translating to MDKFSRLGLIFPLLVFGFPAMAAPPTIAVFDFTLIDTSPAPPSDAERARLAALGSDLRARLAQSGRYQVLDTAPARAALATLPDIMRCNGCELPLARRLGASEVAYGWVQKVSDLILNINLVIEDADSGRKLATGSVDIRGNTDESWRRGLDYLLEERILPAP from the coding sequence GTGGACAAATTTTCGCGGCTTGGGCTGATTTTTCCGCTCCTGGTCTTTGGGTTTCCGGCCATGGCGGCGCCGCCGACGATCGCGGTGTTCGATTTTACCCTGATCGACACCTCGCCGGCGCCACCGAGTGACGCCGAGCGCGCTCGCCTCGCAGCGCTCGGCAGCGACTTGCGCGCGCGCCTTGCGCAATCGGGCCGCTATCAGGTGCTCGACACCGCCCCGGCCCGCGCCGCCCTCGCCACGCTTCCGGACATCATGCGTTGCAATGGCTGTGAGCTTCCGCTGGCGCGCCGCCTCGGCGCCAGCGAGGTCGCCTATGGCTGGGTGCAGAAAGTGAGCGATTTGATCCTCAACATCAATCTGGTGATCGAAGACGCCGATAGCGGCCGCAAGCTTGCCACCGGCAGCGTCGATATTCGTGGCAACACCGATGAAAGCTGGCGGCGCGGCCTTGATTATCTGCTTGAGGAACGCATCCTCCCGGCACCGTGA
- a CDS encoding VOC family protein yields MAYDRAAETLGNIVHLEHVNTRVPDQRLATLFYVSGLGLTRDPYLMTGVENMWVNVGRSQFHLPSGAPQRLRGVTGLVIPDRAALRARLEAVASHLAGTAFAVQETATYLEAVSPWGNRIRCHEPSPAFGAVQLGMAYVALLVPQGTTAGIAAFYRDIIGALAQSGDDEEGVFARVRVGAEQTLLFRETDQPLDPFDGHHIQIYINDFGTPYQRLRERGLITEESDQHQYRFETLVDPQSTAPLFTLEHEVRSLRHPLYARDLVNRNPAQSNLRYAPGRDALPWSLPVA; encoded by the coding sequence ATGGCGTATGATCGCGCGGCCGAGACGCTCGGCAATATCGTCCATCTCGAACACGTCAATACCAGAGTGCCGGATCAGCGTTTGGCGACGTTGTTTTACGTCTCCGGCCTCGGCCTCACCCGCGACCCTTATCTGATGACCGGGGTTGAGAATATGTGGGTCAATGTCGGGCGGAGCCAGTTTCACCTCCCGTCCGGCGCGCCACAGCGCCTGCGCGGGGTGACGGGGCTCGTCATTCCCGATCGCGCGGCGCTTCGCGCGCGGCTTGAGGCGGTTGCCAGCCATCTTGCCGGGACCGCCTTTGCGGTGCAGGAGACCGCGACCTATCTCGAGGCGGTCTCCCCCTGGGGCAACCGGATCCGCTGTCATGAGCCGAGCCCGGCCTTCGGCGCGGTCCAGCTCGGGATGGCTTATGTCGCGTTGCTGGTGCCGCAAGGCACAACCGCCGGGATCGCCGCCTTCTATCGCGACATCATAGGCGCCCTCGCGCAGAGCGGCGATGACGAGGAGGGGGTATTCGCGCGGGTTCGCGTCGGCGCCGAGCAGACGCTGTTGTTCCGCGAGACCGACCAGCCGCTCGATCCCTTCGATGGCCACCATATCCAGATCTATATCAATGATTTCGGGACACCCTACCAGCGGCTTCGGGAGCGCGGGCTGATCACCGAGGAGAGCGATCAGCATCAATATCGCTTCGAAACTTTGGTCGATCCGCAGAGTACCGCGCCGCTTTTCACCCTCGAGCACGAGGTTCGCAGCCTTCGCCACCCGCTTTATGCGCGCGATCTCGTCAACCGCAATCCGGCGCAGAGCAATCTCCGCTACGCGCCGGGCCGCGATGCCTTGCCGTGGTCGCTGCCAGTGGCGTGA
- a CDS encoding ABC transporter substrate-binding protein, whose protein sequence is MLRRRAVLKTAFAGALGATVPRLAQAGPPLRIGVLRFGSFSWALDVMRRHGFDAAAGVALDMRPYAGSPAAQVALQACEVDLIVQDWLWVARQRGGGADWSFIPFSSALGSVIVPATSPIRTLSDLAGQRLGVAGSALDKSWLILRAYAERHDHLDLAHATRPSFGAPALLGEELRAGRLDAELTFWPFAARAEAAGMRRVLAMEAAVAGLGIAPEVPFVGYVFSARWAEAHRGLLDGFVAAAAKAQALLATSDAEWDAIAPLTGAANAAELEKLRDAYRAGIPRLSPAATEAAASALFHVLAATGGAALVGDAKALAPGTFWQAGLS, encoded by the coding sequence ATGCTGCGCCGCCGTGCCGTTCTGAAAACCGCGTTTGCCGGAGCGCTGGGGGCAACCGTACCGCGCCTTGCGCAAGCCGGGCCGCCGCTGCGCATCGGTGTCTTGCGGTTTGGCTCCTTCTCTTGGGCGCTCGATGTCATGCGTCGCCACGGCTTTGATGCCGCAGCCGGGGTCGCGCTCGACATGCGCCCCTATGCCGGCTCGCCAGCGGCGCAAGTCGCGCTTCAGGCCTGCGAAGTCGATCTCATCGTGCAGGATTGGCTCTGGGTCGCACGCCAGCGCGGCGGCGGCGCGGATTGGAGTTTTATTCCGTTTTCCAGCGCGCTCGGCAGCGTGATCGTGCCGGCAACCTCGCCGATCCGCACACTCTCTGATCTCGCCGGCCAGCGGCTCGGTGTCGCCGGCAGCGCGCTCGACAAAAGCTGGCTCATTCTGCGCGCCTATGCCGAGCGCCACGACCATCTCGACCTCGCCCACGCGACGCGGCCGAGTTTTGGCGCCCCGGCGCTGCTCGGAGAAGAGCTGCGGGCCGGCCGGCTCGATGCCGAACTCACCTTCTGGCCCTTCGCCGCCCGCGCCGAGGCCGCCGGCATGCGCCGCGTGCTGGCGATGGAAGCCGCCGTCGCGGGGCTTGGCATCGCGCCAGAGGTGCCGTTCGTCGGCTATGTTTTCTCGGCGCGCTGGGCCGAGGCCCATCGCGGGCTGCTCGATGGCTTCGTCGCCGCCGCCGCCAAGGCGCAGGCGCTGCTCGCGACCTCGGACGCCGAATGGGACGCCATTGCGCCGCTGACGGGGGCTGCGAACGCCGCCGAACTCGAGAAGTTGCGCGACGCCTACCGCGCCGGCATCCCGCGGCTTTCCCCGGCGGCCACCGAGGCGGCGGCGAGCGCCTTGTTTCACGTGCTCGCCGCGACCGGTGGCGCGGCCCTTGTCGGCGATGCGAAGGCGCTGGCGCCGGGGACGTTCTGGCAGGCGGGGCTCTCCTGA
- a CDS encoding anion transporter — MDFSHLAALLIFTATYGVVAFGRLPFFRIDRTGAAFLGAALMLACGVLSREAAYRAIDLDTIALLLGMMIVVASLRLGGGFRLIAGWAVARAHHPLLLLAVVVLVAGVLSAFMVNDTICLVMTPLVLDVARRLGRRPQPYLIAIATASNIGSVATITGNPQNMIIGSVSQISYRAFASALAPVAAIGLLLTMLLIALVWRREFFVRVHLHAEGPRGAVIMPLVGKTLIVLLGLIAALFAGVPPAEAAVVAGGIMLLTGGLKPRRFYAEIDWPLLLMFAGLFIVVAGLQAAFIGPRALAMVATWHLDRTAPLAIVVAVLSNIVSNVPAVLVLRPFIDPLADPQHAWLITAMAATLAGNFTLLGSVANLIVVQGAASAGIRVGFWEYFVIGAPLTVLTLLVGIWWL, encoded by the coding sequence ATGGATTTTTCACATCTCGCGGCATTGCTGATTTTCACTGCGACCTATGGCGTCGTGGCGTTCGGACGCTTGCCGTTTTTTCGCATCGATCGCACCGGGGCGGCGTTTCTCGGCGCCGCCTTGATGCTGGCCTGCGGTGTGCTCTCGCGCGAAGCCGCCTATCGCGCGATCGATCTCGACACCATCGCGCTATTGCTCGGCATGATGATCGTCGTCGCGTCCTTGCGCCTTGGCGGCGGCTTTCGGCTGATCGCCGGCTGGGCGGTGGCGCGTGCGCATCACCCCTTGCTGTTGCTTGCGGTCGTGGTTCTGGTTGCCGGCGTGCTTTCGGCGTTCATGGTCAATGACACGATCTGTCTGGTGATGACGCCGCTCGTTCTTGATGTCGCGCGCCGTCTCGGTCGCCGGCCGCAACCTTATCTCATCGCCATCGCGACCGCCTCCAATATCGGCAGCGTCGCGACCATCACCGGCAACCCGCAGAACATGATCATCGGCAGCGTCTCGCAGATTTCCTATCGCGCGTTCGCGTCCGCCTTGGCGCCGGTCGCAGCGATCGGGCTTTTACTGACCATGCTGTTGATCGCCCTTGTCTGGCGCAGGGAATTTTTCGTCCGCGTGCATTTGCATGCCGAAGGCCCGCGCGGCGCCGTCATCATGCCACTGGTCGGCAAGACGCTGATCGTTTTGCTCGGGCTGATTGCAGCCCTCTTTGCCGGCGTGCCACCGGCGGAGGCGGCGGTGGTCGCGGGCGGGATCATGCTGCTCACCGGCGGGCTCAAGCCGAGGCGTTTTTACGCCGAGATCGATTGGCCGCTCTTGCTGATGTTCGCGGGATTATTCATCGTCGTTGCCGGATTGCAGGCAGCCTTCATCGGCCCGCGCGCGCTCGCGATGGTCGCGACGTGGCATCTCGACCGCACCGCGCCGCTTGCCATCGTCGTCGCCGTGCTCTCCAACATCGTGAGCAACGTGCCGGCGGTTTTGGTGCTGCGGCCGTTCATCGATCCGCTCGCCGACCCGCAGCACGCCTGGCTGATCACCGCCATGGCGGCGACGCTGGCTGGCAATTTCACCCTGCTCGGCTCGGTTGCCAATCTGATCGTCGTGCAGGGCGCGGCATCGGCGGGGATCCGCGTCGGGTTTTGGGAGTATTTCGTCATCGGCGCGCCACTCACCGTCCTGACCTTGCTGGTTGGCATCTGGTGGCTGTGA
- a CDS encoding PQQ-dependent catabolism-associated beta-propeller protein, with the protein MPSQLTRGFAALCCLIFAAGAARADHLYVSNEKDNTVTVVDAATLAIVKTIPVGARPRGLLLAKDRKSLYVCTSDADHIEELDLATLAVTRTLQSGPDPETFALSPDGKTLYVSNEDDNEVSIVDVATGRISGEIPTGVEPEGMVVSPDGKTIVNTSETTSMAHFIDAASHKMIASVLVGSRPRFAAFTKDGDKVWVSSEVGGNVSIIDVASHKVIHTITFAIPGVPAETIQAVGINLSPDGKWGFVALGPANRIAVVDAASFAVKKYLLVGQRVWHMDFSFDGKTLYTANGVSNDMSVIDVGELKVTKSVPVGHLPWGVVYGP; encoded by the coding sequence ATGCCATCTCAATTGACCCGCGGCTTCGCCGCGCTTTGCTGCCTGATTTTCGCCGCCGGTGCGGCGCGGGCGGATCATCTCTATGTGTCCAACGAGAAGGATAACACCGTCACGGTGGTCGACGCGGCAACCCTTGCGATCGTCAAGACGATCCCGGTCGGCGCGCGCCCGCGTGGCTTGCTGCTCGCGAAAGACCGCAAAAGCCTTTATGTCTGCACCTCGGATGCCGATCACATCGAGGAACTCGACCTCGCAACCCTCGCGGTGACCCGTACCCTCCAAAGCGGGCCCGATCCGGAAACCTTCGCGCTCAGCCCGGATGGCAAGACGCTTTATGTTTCCAACGAAGATGACAACGAGGTGTCGATCGTCGATGTCGCGACCGGAAGGATCAGCGGGGAAATTCCAACCGGCGTCGAGCCCGAAGGCATGGTGGTGAGCCCGGACGGCAAAACCATCGTCAACACCTCCGAGACCACCAGCATGGCGCATTTCATCGATGCCGCCTCCCATAAAATGATCGCGAGCGTGCTCGTCGGCTCACGCCCCCGCTTTGCCGCCTTCACCAAGGATGGTGATAAGGTCTGGGTTTCCTCCGAAGTCGGCGGCAATGTCTCGATCATCGATGTCGCCAGCCATAAAGTGATCCACACCATCACCTTTGCGATCCCGGGTGTGCCGGCGGAAACCATCCAAGCGGTCGGGATCAATTTGTCCCCGGATGGGAAATGGGGCTTCGTCGCCCTTGGCCCGGCCAATCGCATCGCTGTCGTCGATGCCGCGAGCTTTGCCGTGAAAAAATACCTGCTCGTTGGTCAACGCGTCTGGCACATGGATTTTTCCTTCGACGGCAAGACGCTCTATACCGCGAACGGGGTCAGCAACGATATGTCGGTGATCGATGTCGGGGAACTCAAGGTAACGAAATCGGTGCCGGTCGGCCATCTGCCCTGGGGCGTGGTTTATGGCCCGTGA
- a CDS encoding ABC transporter ATP-binding protein, with product MSLEVTIRRKLFPGAREPVLADLAFSLGADEIVALVGPSGCGKTTLLRLISGLDPVFDGKITWVRGEGSEPAGVAPPRLGMVFQEPRLLPWRTVWQNLALVLPPGQEAAAAELLKRLGLWEARDAYPSRISLGMARRVAIARAFAIAPALVLLDEPFASLDAGNAELGRAVLRDAWAERPTAALLVTHDLTDAAALADRVLMLAERPARIIADVTIPASERRGDRATTAQLAARLRDIQEKRAISSS from the coding sequence GTGAGTCTCGAGGTCACGATCCGGCGGAAGCTGTTTCCCGGCGCGCGCGAGCCGGTGCTCGCCGACCTCGCCTTTTCGCTCGGCGCGGACGAGATCGTTGCCCTGGTCGGCCCTTCGGGCTGCGGCAAAACGACGCTGCTGCGGCTGATATCCGGCCTCGACCCGGTGTTCGACGGGAAGATCACCTGGGTGCGAGGGGAAGGATCGGAGCCGGCGGGCGTCGCCCCGCCGCGCCTTGGCATGGTGTTTCAAGAGCCGCGGCTGCTGCCGTGGCGAACCGTCTGGCAGAATCTGGCGCTGGTTTTGCCTCCCGGGCAAGAGGCGGCGGCGGCAGAGCTGCTCAAGCGTCTCGGCCTTTGGGAGGCGCGCGATGCCTATCCCAGCCGGATTTCGCTCGGCATGGCGCGCCGGGTCGCCATCGCCCGCGCCTTCGCGATCGCGCCGGCTTTGGTGCTGCTCGATGAACCGTTCGCCTCGCTCGATGCGGGCAACGCTGAACTTGGGCGCGCCGTGTTGCGCGACGCCTGGGCAGAGCGGCCGACCGCAGCGCTTTTGGTGACGCACGATCTGACCGATGCCGCCGCCCTCGCCGATCGCGTGCTGATGCTGGCCGAAAGGCCGGCGCGCATCATCGCTGACGTCACCATCCCCGCAAGCGAGCGGCGCGGCGATCGCGCGACCACCGCGCAGCTTGCCGCACGCTTGCGCGATATTCAGGAAAAAAGGGCTATTTCAAGCTCTTGA
- a CDS encoding ABC transporter ATP-binding protein — protein MAREHGAESPAAPLVVERLSHAFGARQALSDVSLSVGQGDFTVLLGLNGAGKTTLFALITGLYHSRKGAIRVFGHDLQNDAQAALRRMGVVFQQATLDLDLTIEQNLFYHAALHGMPRSTAMARIDEELERVGLAARRRERVRLLSGGQRRRVELARALIHNPSLLLLDEPTVGLDMASRQFLLDHVRGLCAKEGLGVLWATHLIDEAGADARIVILHQGRVRAAGERAEILARAGETSLKAAFDRLIAEDATARDGARP, from the coding sequence ATGGCCCGTGAGCACGGCGCGGAGTCGCCGGCGGCGCCACTGGTCGTTGAACGGCTGAGCCATGCTTTCGGCGCCCGCCAGGCGCTGAGCGACGTTTCGCTCTCTGTCGGCCAAGGCGACTTCACCGTTTTGCTCGGCCTCAACGGCGCTGGCAAAACGACTTTGTTCGCCTTGATCACTGGGCTTTATCACAGCCGCAAAGGCGCGATCCGTGTCTTCGGCCATGATCTCCAGAACGACGCACAAGCCGCGCTCCGGCGCATGGGTGTCGTGTTTCAGCAAGCGACTCTCGATCTCGATCTCACCATCGAGCAGAATTTATTCTATCATGCGGCGCTGCACGGCATGCCGCGCAGCACCGCGATGGCGCGCATCGACGAGGAGCTGGAGCGTGTCGGCCTTGCCGCGCGCCGGCGCGAGCGGGTGCGGCTGCTCTCCGGCGGCCAGCGCCGGCGCGTCGAACTCGCCCGCGCGCTGATCCATAATCCCTCGCTGCTGCTGCTCGATGAGCCGACGGTCGGCCTCGACATGGCGAGCCGGCAATTCCTGCTCGATCATGTGCGTGGGCTTTGCGCGAAAGAGGGGCTCGGCGTTTTGTGGGCGACCCATCTCATCGACGAAGCCGGGGCGGATGCGCGCATCGTCATTCTCCATCAAGGCCGGGTGCGTGCCGCCGGCGAACGCGCCGAGATCCTCGCCCGCGCCGGCGAAACCTCGCTCAAGGCGGCGTTCGACCGGCTGATCGCCGAGGACGCCACGGCGAGAGACGGGGCACGGCCATGA
- a CDS encoding ABC transporter permease, with the protein MNARHYGRCLAGIVRREALRWLNQRGRFVSALVRPLVWLAIFAAGFHFVLGVSIIPPYETYIPYEVYIAPGLLAMIQLFNGMQSSLSMVYDREMGSMKTLMISPFPRWFLLVAKLLAGVAVSVVQAYIFLAIAWFWDITPPLSGYVAVLPALILAGLMLGALGLVLSSFIRQLENFAGVMNFVIFPMFFTSSALYPLWRVQEASPAIYWLSEINPFTHATELIRFALYDRFNALSALVVCGYLVVFVALAVWGYDPGRGLMARRAGAE; encoded by the coding sequence ATGAACGCGCGACATTATGGGCGGTGTCTCGCCGGCATCGTGCGGCGCGAGGCGCTGCGCTGGCTCAATCAGCGCGGGCGCTTCGTCTCCGCTTTGGTGCGGCCGTTGGTATGGCTTGCGATTTTTGCCGCGGGCTTTCATTTCGTGCTCGGCGTTTCGATCATTCCTCCTTACGAAACCTACATCCCCTACGAGGTCTATATCGCGCCCGGCCTTCTCGCGATGATCCAGCTGTTCAATGGCATGCAAAGCTCGCTCTCGATGGTCTATGATCGCGAGATGGGCAGCATGAAAACGCTGATGATCAGCCCGTTTCCGCGCTGGTTCCTGCTGGTCGCGAAATTGCTCGCCGGGGTCGCGGTCTCGGTGGTGCAGGCCTATATTTTCCTTGCCATCGCCTGGTTTTGGGACATCACGCCGCCGCTCAGCGGCTATGTCGCGGTGTTGCCGGCTCTCATCCTCGCCGGGCTGATGCTGGGGGCGCTCGGGCTCGTCTTGTCCTCCTTCATTCGCCAGTTGGAGAATTTTGCCGGCGTGATGAATTTCGTGATTTTCCCGATGTTCTTCACCTCCTCTGCGCTCTATCCGTTATGGCGCGTTCAGGAGGCGAGCCCGGCGATTTATTGGCTCTCCGAAATCAACCCCTTCACGCATGCGACAGAACTGATCCGCTTTGCGCTCTATGATCGTTTCAACGCCCTGTCGGCGCTGGTGGTTTGCGGCTATCTCGTGGTTTTCGTCGCGCTCGCGGTGTGGGGCTATGATCCGGGGCGCGGCCTGATGGCGCGCCGGGCTGGTGCGGAATGA
- a CDS encoding c-type cytochrome translates to MHRLIAAATLALGSLALVSAAHADGDAAAGKTLFQQKCALCHSPDKGVNKLGPSLWNVAGQPAAEVPNYTFSAGMKDSHITWDDASLDKWLTNPRAMVAGTKMIFPGLPNAADRQNVIAYLKSLK, encoded by the coding sequence ATGCATCGGTTAATCGCGGCCGCAACCCTCGCCCTTGGCTCGCTGGCCTTGGTCTCCGCCGCTCATGCGGATGGCGATGCCGCCGCCGGCAAGACCTTGTTTCAGCAGAAATGCGCGCTCTGCCATTCGCCGGACAAGGGCGTGAACAAGCTCGGGCCGAGTCTCTGGAACGTCGCCGGCCAACCCGCCGCGGAAGTGCCGAATTACACGTTTTCCGCCGGCATGAAGGATTCGCACATCACCTGGGATGATGCCTCGCTCGACAAATGGCTCACCAATCCGCGCGCGATGGTCGCCGGCACCAAGATGATTTTCCCTGGCCTTCCCAACGCGGCTGATCGCCAAAACGTCATCGCTTATCTCAAGAGCTTGAAATAG